The segment CGAATACGATCTCGCCTCGGGGACGCGCGGACGGCGCGACACCCATGCCGAGAAGCTGATCGCCCGCCTGACCGGCGCCGAAGCGGCCGTCGTCGTCAACAACAACGCCGCCGCGACGCTGCTGCTGCTCGCTTCACTGGCGCACGGACGCGAGGTCATCATCTCGCGCGGCGAGCTGGTGGAGATCGGCGGCGGTTTCCGCGTACCCGACGTGATGGCGCAATCGGGGGCGATCCTGCGCGAGGTGGGGACGACGAACCGGACGCGCGCGGCCGACTATGCCGCCGCGATCAGCGACCGGACCGCGCTGATCCTGCGCGTCCACCCGTCCAATTTCAAGGTCGTGGGCTTCACCGAACGCGCCTCGCTCGAGGAATTGACGGCGCTCGGGCGGCGATTCGGCGTCCCCGTCGCCGAGGACCTCGGCAGCGGGTGGCTCGGCTGGCCCGATCGCGCCGACCTGCCAGAGGCGCTCCGCGACGAGCCCATCGTCTCGGCGAGCGTCGCCGGCGGCGCCGCCGTCGTCTGTTTCAGCGGCGACAAGCTGCTCGGCGGACCGCAGGCGGGGATCATCGCGGGACAGCGCGATGCGCTCGACACGATCCGACGCCATCCCTTGATGCGCGCGCTGCGCGTCGACAAGCTGACCTATGCGGCGCTCGAGGCGACGCTCGAGGAACACGCGATCGGGCGCAGCCACGACACCGTGCCGGTGCAGCGCATGCTGCGTATGAGCGCGGCGGAGATCGGGGCCCGCGCCGAGATGCTGGCGAGCACGCTCGCCGCGCGCGGCTGGCAAACACGCGTCGTCGACGGCATGTCGACCGTCGGCGGCGGCAGCGCGCCGGGCGCGGCACTGCCGACCAGGCTCGTCGAGCTGACGCGCGATGGCCTGACGGCGGATCACATCGAGCAGCACCTGCGGTCCCAGGACCCTCCCGTCATCGCCCGTATCTGCAACGACCGGGTCGTCCTCGATCTGCGCACCGTGCTGCCAGACGAGATCGACGCGCTCGCCGCGGTGCCCACCCCGTAGGCACCCGCTTTCCCTGGTCTAACCCAGCCCTCCGACCCTGCCGCTCCACGCTCTGAGCGCGCCCTCGCCGCTCCGCGTACACAAGAACGGGGGCGGCATCCTGAAGATGCCCCCCCGATCACTTCGTGTTCCCGATCCTTCGCGTCCTTCGCTGTCCTTCGCTTCCTTCGTGCTACCAATTGAATCGGAACACGAGCTGCACCGTTCGGCTGGTGTTCGTTCCGCTCAGCGCCGTCAACTGGTAGTTGGTCAGGGACGCAGCGTTGGTCGACGTCGTGCCGGTGCCGCCCGGCGTGAAGTTCGCGTGGTTGAAGGCGTTCAGCATCTCCAGGCGAAACTCGCCCGTCGTATGGCCCACGACCTTGGTGCGCTTCGCGACCGTGATGTCGTGCTGCTGGAAGAGCGGCCCGGCAACGACGACGCTGCCGGCGCCGCACTTGCCGACTCGCGAATTCTCGACCTCGATGCAGTCCGGTCCGTTGGCCGGCGCGAAGTAGCGGCCCGTCGGCGCCGTCCCGGCGTAACCCGAAGCGGACGTCGCGCTCACGTTGAACGCGTTGATCGTATTCGTGATGACGTCGGCCGGCAGCATGTAGACGAGACCGGCTCCTGACGGATCGAAGCGCAGCTGGACCATCTTCTGCACGTCGCTCGTCGACATGCCGACGAGGCGGACGTTGCCGAAGTCCACCAGCTGGCCGCTGTGGATGACCGACGACAGCGCCACCTGCCAGCCGCCGATCAGCCGATCCATCGCGCCGCCGGCGCCGCTGCCGAATCGCCGGCCCTGCCCGAACGGCAGATCGTAGCTCACCAGCGACTTGTACTGGTGCGTCAGGTCGCCTTCATTACCGGTCGGACGCCGATAGACGGCGCCGTTGACGAACCCGAGATAGGTGGTGGCCCACGCATGATCGAGCGAGTAGCTCACCTGGAACTGCAGACCCTGCGAGAAACGGCGGCGGAACTCGGTCTGCAGACCGTTGTAATAAGTCGAGTCGCGGTTGCCCTGCACGTTCGCGTTGGTGACGTCGGGATTCGCCTGGAAGTAATTGGCCGGGATGCCGGCCGTGAGGCCGTTGGCGCGGAACGTGGTGCTCCCTGCGAACCCGCTCGTCGTGTTGGTCGAGGCGAAGCCGAAGGGATTCGGGTTGTTCGCGGCCAGGAACGCCAGGAACGTCGTGCTGGCGAAGTTCGCGCTCGTATACGCGGCAGGGTTGCCCGCGTTCGACGCATTCAACCCCTGGAAGAAGCCGAGGAACGTCGGCAGCGGTGCCGTGCCCGGCGCGCCCGTGTAGGCGAACGTGCTGCCGCGGTTATTGGCGAGGTTCGCCTGCAGGTTTGCCTGAGCCTGACGGAACTCGCTCAGGAAACCGTTGCTGGTGATGTTCAACTGGTTGTAGTTGAAGTTGCCCCAAATGTCGTAGCCGTGCGTACCGACGTAGCGCACCTCGAGCGCCATGTCCTTGCCGATCGAGCGCGTGAAGCCCGTCTGCCAAGTGTCAGAGTACGGGATCTGGATGCCTTGATTGAACGCCGCGATCGAGTTGGTGTTGCTCGTCGGCGGGAATGGATACGACGGCGACGCCGGGAAGCCCGGCACCGGCAGCTGCACGAGCGGATTGCTCAGCAGGAGCGCGCCCACCGACGACTGACCGCCGTTGGCGAGAATCGTCGCCGCGCTCGGCTGGTTGGTCAGCCGGACGCCCGGGTTGGTGTTGAAGATCGCCGTGAAGTCGCCGATGGCGGGACGGCTGAACGAACGGGCGTAGCCGCCACGGACCACGAAATCGTTCGGGCCCATCAGCTTGCCGAGGAAGCCCGGACGCGACTGCGGCGTCCAGGCCATGCCGACGCTTGGCGCGAAGTTGTTCCAGTCGGTCTTCGCCGAATCGGTGCCGGCTGTGTACTGCTGCAGCACCGTGTGCTGACCCGGCATGACGCCAGGCTGGAACAGGTTGCAGGCGCTGTCCCCGTTCGCGCCGGAAACGCCGCACAGGTTCGCGGCGTCGACGTAGGAATAGATGCTGTTCGAGGCGCTGAAGGGCTGCTGCAGATCGTAGCGCACGCCCATGTTGAGGGTCAGGTTCGACTTCAGACGCCACTGATCCTGGATGTAGGCGGCCTGCTCATGCAGCGCCCCTTCCTGGAGACCGGTGCCCATGTAGGCGTACTGGCCGGTCGACGCGTCGATGCGCGCGTCGCCGAAGATGTTGCTGACCCGCCCGGTCAGCATCGAGAACAGCCCTTGCGCCGCGATCAGCTGCGAGCCCGAGGCGCCAGGAAAATTCGCCGTCGTGAAGAACGCCGCCGCCGGATCAGTCGATGGCAGGCCGGTCGTCGTCGTGCAGCACAGCGTCACCTGTGGCACCGCCGTCGAGTTCTTCGCCCAGATGCTGTAGGTCGACACCTGGCCGCCCATCGTGATCGAGTGGGAGCCCTTCAGCCACGTCAGGTTGTCGGTGATGTCGAGCGTATCGGCATTGCGCGACTGCGGCGCCGGGAAGGAAATAATCGGCGAGGTCAGGCTCGAGTCGACCGAGCCGAACCCGATCGCGTTGCCGTTCATGTTGGCCACGCTGCCGTTGAACTGGTCGACGCCCTCTTCCGGGAAGAACGAGATCGGCGCCCACGCGTAGGCGACGGTCGCTTCGTTGACCATGTTCCGGCTCAGCGTCGAGCGGAGGCTGTTGCTGAAGGCGAGTCGTTTCGAGGTCTGGCTCGCCGCCGAACCGGGGAAGCCGGGGAAGGCCGGCTCGTGCTGGTTCAGCGTGTCCGGGAAGTCATAGAAGTACTGATAGTTCACCGACGACGAAATGCGGTGATTCTGCGAGATGTTGTAGTCGACGCGGCCGGTCGGATAGCGGCGCAGCGACTGCACCGGGATATTGAAGTTGTAACTCTGCTGGTTGGCGTTGCCGTTGCCCGTCAGCGTGCCGGTCGAACCCATGGCGGAGTTCATGTCGCTCAGCAGCTTGGCAATCGTCGGGTCGATGTTGGACATCGGCGCGTTGAGCTTCAGCACGTTGACGCACGTCGAGCCATAGCAGTAGTTGCCCGTCTGCGCACCCTGGTTGAGCACGGTGCGCGTGCGCGACACGGCGGACGGCGCGTGGAACTCTTCGTAGTTGACGAAGAAGAACGCCTTGTTGTGGCCATCGAAACCCGGCAGCACGATCGGGCCGCCGAACCGGAAACCGGGCTGGTTCTGCTTGAGCGGCACCTTGGCGACACCCTTGGCGTTGTTGAACCAGGTATTGGCGTTGTACTTGTCGCTCCTGAAGTACTCGTAGGCGCTGCCGGTGAAGTTGTTGCTGCCGGCGCGGGTCACGAACTTGATCTGCGCGGCGCCGTCGGCATTCGCATCGGTGCCCTGCGCGGCGGTCGACACGGTCACTTCCTCCACCGCGTCGAGACGCGGGTTGACCTCGGCGAAGAAGCCGTCGTCGCCGCTCGTGCCCTTGTTGGTGTTGTCCTGGATGTTGACACCGTCGAGCGTGATGTTGATCGCGGTGCGCGGCAGGCCGTTGATGGAGGCCTGGCGGTTGCCGTTCGGCGTCGTGACGCCGGGCAGCAGGTTGACGAAATCCATCGCGCCGCGCGAGGTCAACGGCAGCTTGACGATCTGGTCGGCGTTCACCGTCTGCGCCACGCCGGCGGTCTGCGTCTGGATGATCTCCGACGACGAGGCCACCGTGACCTGCTCGGAGACGCCGCCCACTTCCATGGTCGCCTTGACGTCGGCGCCATGTCCCGATGTCAGTACGACGTTTTCGATGACGACGGTCTTGAAGCCCTGGAGCGACACGGTGACCGTATAGGTGCCGCTGGAGAGCGCCGGGATCGTAAAGATGCCGTCGCTGTTCGACACGGTGCTGTTGGCCACGCCTGTGCCGTTGTGTTTGACGACGACGTCGGCGCCGGGAATCACCGCGCCGGACGAATCGACGACCGTGCCCGAGAGGGGCTGGCTGGTCGAGCCCTGCGCAAAGGCCAGGCGGCCGCACGCACAGAACACCACCGCGAACAGGACGACGAGTCCCAGCCGCAACCTACTGCGATTCATTGAACCATCCTTCCACCGCCCGTCGGGGAGCGACGGGGGTTGCCACAGGGCCTGCATCCACTCTGTATCCACGGACAAACCGACGACCGGCCGTCACGGTTTGCCGAAGTCGGGCCCACTCCCAGCCCGACTCGCGGCCGCACAGTCCGAGAATGGGAAAACCTAAACTTGTGGACCTGTTCCGGTCAAGAACAGTGTTTTGGAGGGCTAAAATTCAAGACTTTGGATCTTGCTCTGGGGAGTATCTCGTGGTACCAAAAGTTCCCGCACCCACTTCGACCAGGACCGAGCAGCACGTGACGCCACCTTCAGCCTTGGCGAGCTCGACCGCCGGAACCGTGATGGTCGCCGCGCCCTGCGCCTCGAGACGCCGGCGCGTGGCCGGAAACGACGCCGCGCAGATCACGCAACCCCCGATCGCCAGCACGTTCGCCGCGTGCGGCTCCCCCGGATCCACTTCGAGGACGTCGAAGCCTTCGAAATGAGCGGCATCGATCCAGGCAGGGTTGAGCAGGATCGTCGGCAACGCCGCCGCCGCGCGCAGCCAGACCGCCGCGCTCTTCAGATGGAGGCACTCACGCACCGGCAGCGGCACGACGCGCACGCCGAACGGCGTCAGGATCGCTGCAAGCTGCCGAACGCCCTCCGCGTTGGTGCGGCCGCTGACACCCACGAACACCACGCCGGGCGTCTCGATCACGTCGCCACCGTCGAGCGTGCCGGGCGGCCGAATCCACGCGAGCGGCCGGTACACGGCGAGCGCCTTGGCGGTCGACGCCCGTTCCCCTCGCCGCGACGCCGCGCCCGGACGGGCGATGACCGCGATCCGATCGAACACGATCGCCGTGTCCTCGACGAACACGGAATCGGGGTGGTCCGGCAGCGGCGGCAACCGCTCGACGCGGCAGCCAGCCTGGCGCAGGACGTCCTCGTAGGCGGCGTGTTCGACGATCGCGCGCGCCCGATCGATCGGTTCCCGCTGCAGGTGCGTCAGCTCGCAGCGATCGATGGATGGCGGCACTTCCCTGGTGAACGCGACGAGCATCGGGTGCGGAGATTGTACGCCCGCCCGAACGACGATCGCGCCCATGATAATTCGCCGGAACTAGCCGCGCATCCGCGAGGCAGCGGCCGATCGATTGTCACGCGCAGGTGGCGCCGGTGTACTCAGTGGCTGACACGCACGCACTCGACAGATGTGGCAACGCCGTGGCAACGCGTGAACACGCAGCCCCTGAACGGGATACGGCCGGCTCACGGGAGCCCCGAAGCGGTGCGAGTCTTGCTCGCCACGACAGTGTTATCGTGTGCGCGCGCTCATCTTCGAAAAGGACTTGACATGTTCAGTTCGCGGCGACTCGTCTTCATCCTCTCGGCGCTCGGTGCGCTTGCCGCTGCCGGCTGCGGCTCGAGCTCGTCCGACACGTCTTCCTCGACCCCCACCACGCCGACGCCGACGGTCATCACCGAGACCTTCAACGGCACGGTCACCCAGAACAGCAGCACCGTCTTCAATTTCACGGTGAACACCAACGGCAACTCGCTGCTGGCCGGCTACACCAGCATCTCGCCGGCGACGGTGACGGCGCTCGGTCTGGGCATCGGCGCGTGGGACGCCTCGGCCCAGACGTGCGGCCTCAACCAGATGCAGAACGACGCATCGCGCAGCGGCAGCACCGCGATCACCGCCACCGCCGCCGCCGGCGCGTACTGCGTGCGTGTCTACGATGCCGGCAACGTCGGCCCTGGCGTCACCACCTCGTTCACAGTGCAGGTGCAGCACTATTAGATTGTGCCGGTAAGGTGACCGAGCCGCGGCACCGCAGCCGCCCGGTGATCAGAAAATCGTCTGGATCGACTGCAGCGCGTAGTCGAGGACGCGGGTCGGCAGCACGCCGAGATAGAAGGTCGCGGCGACAGCCAGCGTGAGCGCGATCATCGAGGGGGCCGAGATGCGCGGGCGCGGCGCGGCGACCGCTTCGTCGGTCATATACATCATCACCACGACGCGCAGGTAGAAGAACACGGACACGACGCTGGTCAGGACGCCGATGATGGCCAGGGCGAAATGTCCTTCCTGCACAGCTGCGTTGAAGATGTACCACTTGCCGATGAAGCCGGCGGTCGGCGGAAACCCGCCGAGCGAGAGCAGGAACACGGTCATCAGTCCGGCCAGTCCGGGACGGGACCGCCACAGGCCCGCGAAATCGCGCAGTTGATCGTGCTGGCGCTCCTCGGTGCCGAGCAGGGCCACGATGCCGAGCGCGCCGAGATTGGCGACCGCATAGGCGAGCAGGTAGAACAGGATGGCCGCCTTGCCCGCCGCGTTCGCCGAGACGATGCCGAGCATCAGGTATCCGGCGTGGGCGATGCTCGAGTAGGCGAGCATCCGCTTGATGTTGCTCTGCAGCACGCCCAGCACCGATCCGCCGATCATGGTCAACGCCGCGATGCCCGACAGCACCGGCATCCAGTGCCCCTGCAGGGGCTGCAGCGTCGACAGGAACACGCGGGCGAATGCCGCGAACGCCGCGGCCTTGACCGCCGTCGACATGAACGCGGTCACCACGGTCGGCGCCCCCTCGTAGGCGTCCGGCGTCCACATGTGGAAGGGGATGGCCGAGACCTTGAAACAGAAGCCGACCGTCAGCAGGCCGATCGACAGCAGCGCCAGCGTCCCGGTCGGGCCCGAGGCCATCGCCGTCGCCACCGCGTCGAGACGGGTCGAGCCGCTGATCGCGAACGCGAAGGCGATCCCATAGAGGAAGAACGCGCTCGAGAAGGCGCCGAGAAGGAAATACTTGAAGGCCGCCTCGGCCGACTGCGCGCTGTTGCGGCGGAGCGCCGTCAGCACGTAGACCGCCAGCGACAACACCTCGAGCGCCAGGAAGATCACCAGCAGGTCGACCGCCGCCGCCATCAGCATCATCCCGGCAATCGCAAACAGCGTCAGCGCGTAGTACTCGCCGGCGGGCAGGTTTTCCCGCTCCACCACGTCGTTCGAAAACACCATCGTCAGGATGCCGATGATGCAGAGGAT is part of the Vicinamibacterales bacterium genome and harbors:
- the selA gene encoding L-seryl-tRNA(Sec) selenium transferase; its protein translation is MIPSVEQLRQRDSMHALETRYGRAALVDALRAETADLRQELASGLVAAVTVEDAVDRLERGAEARLRAAMRPSLLRVINATGVIVHTNLGRAPLAEASLARVLQVAAGYTNLEYDLASGTRGRRDTHAEKLIARLTGAEAAVVVNNNAAATLLLLASLAHGREVIISRGELVEIGGGFRVPDVMAQSGAILREVGTTNRTRAADYAAAISDRTALILRVHPSNFKVVGFTERASLEELTALGRRFGVPVAEDLGSGWLGWPDRADLPEALRDEPIVSASVAGGAAVVCFSGDKLLGGPQAGIIAGQRDALDTIRRHPLMRALRVDKLTYAALEATLEEHAIGRSHDTVPVQRMLRMSAAEIGARAEMLASTLAARGWQTRVVDGMSTVGGGSAPGAALPTRLVELTRDGLTADHIEQHLRSQDPPVIARICNDRVVLDLRTVLPDEIDALAAVPTP
- a CDS encoding TonB-dependent receptor is translated as MNRSRLRLGLVVLFAVVFCACGRLAFAQGSTSQPLSGTVVDSSGAVIPGADVVVKHNGTGVANSTVSNSDGIFTIPALSSGTYTVTVSLQGFKTVVIENVVLTSGHGADVKATMEVGGVSEQVTVASSSEIIQTQTAGVAQTVNADQIVKLPLTSRGAMDFVNLLPGVTTPNGNRQASINGLPRTAINITLDGVNIQDNTNKGTSGDDGFFAEVNPRLDAVEEVTVSTAAQGTDANADGAAQIKFVTRAGSNNFTGSAYEYFRSDKYNANTWFNNAKGVAKVPLKQNQPGFRFGGPIVLPGFDGHNKAFFFVNYEEFHAPSAVSRTRTVLNQGAQTGNYCYGSTCVNVLKLNAPMSNIDPTIAKLLSDMNSAMGSTGTLTGNGNANQQSYNFNIPVQSLRRYPTGRVDYNISQNHRISSSVNYQYFYDFPDTLNQHEPAFPGFPGSAASQTSKRLAFSNSLRSTLSRNMVNEATVAYAWAPISFFPEEGVDQFNGSVANMNGNAIGFGSVDSSLTSPIISFPAPQSRNADTLDITDNLTWLKGSHSITMGGQVSTYSIWAKNSTAVPQVTLCCTTTTGLPSTDPAAAFFTTANFPGASGSQLIAAQGLFSMLTGRVSNIFGDARIDASTGQYAYMGTGLQEGALHEQAAYIQDQWRLKSNLTLNMGVRYDLQQPFSASNSIYSYVDAANLCGVSGANGDSACNLFQPGVMPGQHTVLQQYTAGTDSAKTDWNNFAPSVGMAWTPQSRPGFLGKLMGPNDFVVRGGYARSFSRPAIGDFTAIFNTNPGVRLTNQPSAATILANGGQSSVGALLLSNPLVQLPVPGFPASPSYPFPPTSNTNSIAAFNQGIQIPYSDTWQTGFTRSIGKDMALEVRYVGTHGYDIWGNFNYNQLNITSNGFLSEFRQAQANLQANLANNRGSTFAYTGAPGTAPLPTFLGFFQGLNASNAGNPAAYTSANFASTTFLAFLAANNPNPFGFASTNTTSGFAGSTTFRANGLTAGIPANYFQANPDVTNANVQGNRDSTYYNGLQTEFRRRFSQGLQFQVSYSLDHAWATTYLGFVNGAVYRRPTGNEGDLTHQYKSLVSYDLPFGQGRRFGSGAGGAMDRLIGGWQVALSSVIHSGQLVDFGNVRLVGMSTSDVQKMVQLRFDPSGAGLVYMLPADVITNTINAFNVSATSASGYAGTAPTGRYFAPANGPDCIEVENSRVGKCGAGSVVVAGPLFQQHDITVAKRTKVVGHTTGEFRLEMLNAFNHANFTPGGTGTTSTNAASLTNYQLTALSGTNTSRTVQLVFRFNW
- a CDS encoding arginine deiminase-related protein, whose protein sequence is MLVAFTREVPPSIDRCELTHLQREPIDRARAIVEHAAYEDVLRQAGCRVERLPPLPDHPDSVFVEDTAIVFDRIAVIARPGAASRRGERASTAKALAVYRPLAWIRPPGTLDGGDVIETPGVVFVGVSGRTNAEGVRQLAAILTPFGVRVVPLPVRECLHLKSAAVWLRAAAALPTILLNPAWIDAAHFEGFDVLEVDPGEPHAANVLAIGGCVICAASFPATRRRLEAQGAATITVPAVELAKAEGGVTCCSVLVEVGAGTFGTTRYSPEQDPKS
- a CDS encoding NADH-quinone oxidoreductase subunit N; the encoded protein is MNGFAATIPMLIVVLSAIAAMLAEAIRHPGERMYLAGFGLIGLTGALVASCFLWDTDAVSFGVVRADNFALFVNVILCIIGILTMVFSNDVVERENLPAGEYYALTLFAIAGMMLMAAAVDLLVIFLALEVLSLAVYVLTALRRNSAQSAEAAFKYFLLGAFSSAFFLYGIAFAFAISGSTRLDAVATAMASGPTGTLALLSIGLLTVGFCFKVSAIPFHMWTPDAYEGAPTVVTAFMSTAVKAAAFAAFARVFLSTLQPLQGHWMPVLSGIAALTMIGGSVLGVLQSNIKRMLAYSSIAHAGYLMLGIVSANAAGKAAILFYLLAYAVANLGALGIVALLGTEERQHDQLRDFAGLWRSRPGLAGLMTVFLLSLGGFPPTAGFIGKWYIFNAAVQEGHFALAIIGVLTSVVSVFFYLRVVVMMYMTDEAVAAPRPRISAPSMIALTLAVAATFYLGVLPTRVLDYALQSIQTIF